The Quercus robur chromosome 3, dhQueRobu3.1, whole genome shotgun sequence DNA segment TTGTGTTGGTTGGTGCAGTTTTTTCTGCGATTTCCGGCCTCGAGTTTTCTATGTCAAGAGAGCAACACAAATGTAaggttcttgaatcttgactttgtctttgtttttatttgatatGTGAGTTGTTTGTTGAGACTACCTGTATGTATAATTAATGGTTGAATAGCTTTTGGGTTATTTTCtccattaataatttgttaattgAATCTTTTGTCATTCAAATTGGTGGATTTCAGCAGTGTCAATTTTAAGCTTCTGTTGTTTAGTCCAAATTTTCCACAATCTATTAAAATTTCCAGATTTTGAGTCTGAACTGTTGTGCAGGTTTTTCAGGGTTTCCATTATGCAAACATTTTACTGGTCCTATATCTGCTGCTATTGTTTCCATTAATCAATCATtatcttctcctttcttttcaATATCCTGGGAATTGCTTTTGTTTATACTCATGATTGTCAACCCACCCGTTCTCTCAAGACTGACTGTGCTGTGGAGCCCGCAGTGTAATTTGTCCATTCAGGTTGCAAAACTATATGTCCACCAATAACATGATAAACTGGCTTGCATGGATGGAGAAGCATagtttttcttctctgtttttttccccaccatttttcctttttttttcttcttgagaATTGAAAgtgctttcctttgtttttaaTTACCATATATGATATAACTCATGGTCTTGCATATCTCCCTTGGGGATTATGAATAACACATAGATTAAGGGTTGAAAACTTGTTTGTAAGACCTCTAATTTCTCAAGCAGTGGGTCATCGCCATGATTCAAATTCTTTGCCTTATTTTGTAGCACTCTAGGCAAGCGCCGATGATGGAGAAATTGAATACCAATTTCACTATTTTGAATAGATTCCTCtttaaatattactttttttgagTGGATGTGGAGAtattaattttcaaacaaaagaagTCGTCATCATACCCACCCCCACGGTAGCTTAAGAGTTGTTACAAAgggtttagggatgaaaaaggAAACACTGCAGTTTCCATGTTCCAGCTCATTCACCAGAATCCCAAGTATTAGAGAAGCTATGCTGAATATCTGAAGATCCTTGGTTGACTACAATTTCTATGATATTGTCTTTGACTCACAGTTAAAGGAAGGGAAGAGAGGTGCCCAAGAGATTTTCATGCTTCAGATATTAGTCCCTGTATACCAAAACCTGTCAAAAGAAGGTCTTTGGTTTCGTCTTGTTGACAGCCTCTTTCTTTTAGATTTCATCTTGTATTAGGTTGGACTTACACTTGTGATAAATAGATTATCTCTGACATAGGCTTAATTTGGTATTGGGTGGAGTTTTAGTGGCTGCATAATCTAGAAGTAGGCCAGTAGAAGCCCAACACATAAAAACAGTGTTAATTAGAAGCTAAGTGGACTACAAGGAGATGACCTTTATTCAAAAATTTAAGTGGTACCATACTGAGTGCTGATATGCCTACTCTCGGAACTTGTTTAAATATCAGGACCTTGGTTTGAGTGAGAGGAAAACTGACATTGGGAGATTGTAATTTTGGTCACTATATTGTTGCAACtatattgcatgtttctttcTGTTAAAGTGTAATATGATTATGACATATTTAAGAAAGCAATacgataaaagaaaatattctctcttttttaacacatttcagtggaatttttaattgaaatatcAAGATTCCAATGATGTGAATACCTTCCATGATTTATAGTGGATCAATTACAAGGTTCAAGTTGATAAGGAGGCTAGTTCTTCTTGTCATACCACCACTACTAGTTAAGACTTCAATCTCAAGAAATGCAACTCCAATTAAGTTGAGAAGCTTGGTCTTTATTCAAACTATGCCAGTTTTCAAGATCGGAGCTATCAGCCACTCTCCCCATCTTCAGAAGacaatttctattttattttctactcGACTAAATAGAACAGGGCCATATAAGTTGATACAAATTTATCTGGTGCAAATCTATGGGATATATATAGGCATGATCCAGTGGCCCTTTTTATGGAAGTGTTAAAGAAAAACAACCCTTGAGCTCATAGAACAAATAGGTTCAAGAAATATGAGTTTTTGCGTCACTATAGGTCCCTAACTTGCCCATATCCTTTATTTAACTGCCTGCATTGGCAATTAAATTTGGCAACTCTTAGTTTGTCTCTTTTATTCTGTATGGCATGCCGTTATCTTTGTGTTTCCTCCTGACAGTTTGATAATTTTTGCAGATGTAGAAGTTCCAGTTGCATGTGCCATACTGATAGGCTTGTTTGCCCTTCAACATTATGGCACTCACAGGGTCGGGTTTTTGTTTGCTCCTGTAGTTTTGACATGGCTTTTCTGCATCAGTGGCATtggtatatataatatatttcgGTGGAATCCTCATGTCTACAAAGCACTTTCTCCATATTACATGTACCAGTTTTTAAGGAAAACTCAAAGAGGAGGTTGGATGTCCCTGGGTGGAATTTTGTTGTGCATAACAGGTAACTATGAACTTTTGATGGTTAACTTTGATTCTATTGCCATTACTAGCAAAGTAGttcgtttgtttgttttcttattacCCATTTTCTCTTTCCAGGTTCTGAAGCCATGTTTGCTGATCTTGGACACTTTTCACAATTGTCGATCCAGGTATGTCATTTAACAACTCAATTTATAAACTACACCACCTTATCTAATTAACTTGGCATGGCTTATTATCTCAACAAATGGACCTTGTAGCATATGAGTTTCAAGTTTATGACATTTTGCAATGTTGTTGAGATTGGACTTTGTACAGTAGTATCAACCCTTTTATAAGCccgtgtttttcttttttacttctgATAATCGATAAGCCTGTGCTCATTATGTGTTTGAGACATTCAAACCCTAGCCTGTAGAGTTCATATCCTTTGAAATGTAAATTCCCCTCCccccttcttttcttctcccCTTGAATGCTGCCTTGATCACAGTTGTCCTGCAAACTGCAAAGCAGAGTAACTTCAAGGCATATTGGTTAGCCACATCAGTATCTGGCTGGCTGATGTATGTTGGCTATATGGGACCATTTTCTGATAAATCCATCAATGCAATGCAGGGCAATCATTCAGTACCTATGATGAAGCTAATTTTGATTCTCTTATTGTGTCATGTATCTTATATTGTGTTAATGAATTAAGAATATTATATAGCTCTGGAAATCAATGTGGAAGATGTCTAGCCAACAATTTTGCTTTACCAATCTTTGTAGTAGTGGCTAAATCTGATTTTGGAGCAAATAGGTTATATTGGTAGCTTTGGGTTCACTATACGCTATTAGTATGTTGACCCAATTTAGACCTACCGTTGGCACTGTAAATATATGTTAGATTGTAAATATATAAGAAAGCTGTAGGTGGtgatctctcttctttttccttgtgAATTTCCTCATATTTCTCTTGCTCTTTCTGCACACACCCATGCTAaagattttacaaaaatttccttGTTGAAAGAAACTTCTCGCAGTTTTGGTTAAATGTTTCTATCTCTCATAAAACATGAGCAACTGATCTGATAGTGATCTGATGGTTGTTGGTTTTCCATTGTGTCTGGATTCCATCTATACATCTCCTAACATGAGAAttctttaaacaaataaaaatcaaatgagcCATTGAGCTCTTAGAGGATGGTGGTCTACAAGATCAAGggaattaactaaattttttaagtgaatcaTCCTCAAAGGTGAAATGCaatgcaaaagaagaaaaaaaaaaaaaaacaataatttatgCCATTTGAGAAATTACCTTACAAAAACAGTGCTCATGGTAAGATGTACAGACTAAATTAATGCATAAGCATAGTGTTAAATTCTTAAACATTTGTAAGAactccttattattattatttttaaaattaatattataattattaaacaTGCAGGTTGTGAGAAATGAATAAGGTCTCTTATTTGTATCCAGGCTAATGCCACTTAGAGAACAACTACATTTCTAATAAATGTACAATTTTCTACAGATTGCTTTCACGTCTGTGGTTTATCCAGCATTGATTCTTGCATATATGGGGCAAGCTGCCTATCTGTCCATGCATCATAGTCCTGAAATCCAAGTGCACCGAATTGGATTTTATGTGTCTGTACCCGGTAGGTACCTTGACCTGTTAGTGAACATTATATAATTTGGATTACAGGAAGGTTCTCTGCTAATCAGAAATGGCCCATGCTTTTTCTTCCAGAAAAATTTAGATGGCCTGTTCTGGTGATAGCCGTACTTGCTGCAGTGGTGGGAAGCCAGGCCATCATCACTGGAACTTTCTCGATTATTAAGCAATGCTCTGCTCTGGGTTGCTTCCCAAAAGTGAAATTAGTCCACACTTCATCCAAAATCCATGGTCAGATTTATATCCCTGAGATCAACTGGATCTTGATGCTGTTATGCTTGGCTGTTACCATTGGTTTCAGAGACACAAAGCGCTTGGGTAATGCATCAGGTATGACAATAATTGTAAGTTGTTGGGTCAAGAATAGATCCTATTTCCGGAAAAAGTTTACCAAAAGGATTTTGCTTATTTCAAATTGAGATTTTGCATTAATACTTTTCAACAATTAGAATCCACTATTAGAACCTATTTGTTTGTCAAAAGAGCAATCGTTTTCATTTGGAATATCGTTTGGGATTCCACCTTATCTTTCAATGCTTACAGCAGAAATCCTTAACCTAATGCTTTGTGTGAAACAGGTTTGGCAGTTATCACTGTCATGTTGGTCACCACCTGCTTAATGTCTCTTGTTATTGTCCTATGTTGGCATCAGAGTGTCTTACTTGCATTTTGCTTCGTAGTCTTTTTTGGAACAATTGAAGCTCTCTACTTCTCAGCTTCTCTCATCAAGTTTCGCGAAGGAGCCTGGGTCCCCATTGCCCTTGCATTTGTCTTCCTAATTGTCATGCACGTTTGGCACTATGGCACACTCAAGAGGTATGAATTTGATGTGCAAAACAAGGTCTCCATCAATTGGCTACTCAACCTTGGTCCCAGCCTAGGCATTGTACGAGTCAATGGCATTGGTGTCATACACACTGAGCTTGTGTCTGGCATCCCTGCAATCTTTTCGCACTTTGTCACCAACCTTCCTGCCTTCCACCAAGTCCTGGTTTTTGTCTGCATCAAATCTGTCCCAATCCCACATGTTAGACCTGAGGAACGCTTTCTAGTTGGGCGCATTGGCCCTAAAGAGTACAGGATATACAGGTGCATTGTACGATATGGATATTGTGACGTTCACAAGGATGACATGGAGTTTGAGAAGGACCTTGTATGTAGTATAGCAGAGTTTATACACTCCAGTAGCATTGGAACCAATGGAACAATTGAAGAATTAGAGAAGGATGAAGATAAAATGGCAGTGGTCGGGACGTGTTCTACCCATGAAGATGGGATTCAAATCAGCGAACACGACATCAACAGCACAGAGACAGTTGGCACATCAGAAGTTAGGGAGATAAGATCACCACCGGTGATGCAGCGAAGAAAAAAGGTAAGATTTATCGTGCCAGAGAGCCCGAACATTGACACAAGTGTGAGGGAAGAATTACGGGAGCTGATGGAAGCTAGGGAAGCTGGGATAGCTTACATATTGGGACAGTCATACATGAAAGCAAAGCAAGGATCTAGCATGATAAAGAAGCTTGTAATAAACTATGGGTATGAGTTTCTGCGTAGGAACAGCAGGGTAACCTCCTATGCATTTAGTCTACCGCATGCATCTACTCTGGAGGTAGGGATGGTCTacaatgtttaatttttgtttactCAGTGCATCATGTACATGTTGTAATCTTATGCAATAGTGAAAGATCACCACCTTTGGATGGTGGATGAAAGAGCTTACACACGAAGTTTAGTCATTTTCTCAGCCTAGGTCTTTAGCTCACCCCAGCTCTCTTTTCGAAGACATAAAACATAGAAACTGGACTTCAAATTGCAGAAGTTTTTCCCATAGATTCTTACACTTGAAATAGGGCAttagttttgcattttgttaataacatttgtgaaaaaaaaaaaattgagctaAGAACTAGTACATTTGGCTTCATACTTCTAGCACATTAATACATCTGTGGCCTGTCAGTAATGCTCCATATGTAAACAACTTAGTTTTGGCTTTGACGTTTTAGAAATGGTCTCTGAAACTTAAGCTTTGCCTGTTCGCATCTGCTAAATTGCTAATGTTTATGGCTTTAGTTAAGTTTGGGAACACATCGCTCATTCCAATGGCAATATGACATTTTCTTCTAACCCTTTCCTTGCCAAATATAAAGGACTATCAATTATAATGGCCTTAGGGCCTTCGTCAAcagcatgattttttttttcctttcttttaatCCCCCATCCCCTCCAGCAGGATGAGTGAACAATTTATTTCACAAGTCCGGACATCCAACAGGacactcacttttcaaaactcCAATCTAAGACTCTACAATTTACTACACAAATCAGATTAAGGAGATAACACGTACAATTTTAACATTAGCTAATACAAATAGTCTCACTTCTCAAATACAACTAGAGCTTTCCCTTTACTCAGTCAAGATCTTATCACAATGGATCACAACATTTCTTTGCTGCCATTGTGATGTATAACACTACACAGAGCAAACATATCGACCACATATAGCAGACTTTTCCCCCTCAAATCAGACCCACTTCAAGCTATTATGTCATCCCAATTCAACTTACGACACCAGAGCATGATACTCTTCCAGAATCCAAATCCTTTTAGAGAAAGGGCATTGGAAGAAGAGGTGATCTCTGCTTTCTAATATGTTTCTGCTAAAGCAAAATTTACGTCCCTTTTGAAACCCCATTGTAGCATTCTATCCTTAGTATTCACTCTATTTCGAATTACCAACCGGCCAAGGAAAGCTTGCTTTCGAACTGAGCTAGAGAACTAGATCAAACTCCACCATCTCACTTCAGGACTGTTAGTTCTGATGAAGTTCCAGGTTTCTACACAAGTATATTTCACTGTTTTAGAGTTAACCCAAATTGGTCTTTCCACTTCCAATACCACCAAATCAAGCTTTACTCTGAATTGGAACTAAATCTATAGATTGAGCAGGCTTCCATAtccaaattttctttaataatacACTAGAAACCTTTGCATTAAGGTTACTTGCATCACCATAAATTGTCATGTGCACATGCCTCAGGTATAAGATTTCATCCAATCATGCCACAAAATATCTTGCTACAGCAAACTTTACAAGAGGCTTAACAATCTCTATAAGCTTCAAGATCTTCCTCCAACACCAAGTactgttttgaaaaatatttactaCTCCAAAAATCCTATCTTTCTAGAGAATAAATCTGTCAAGTTTTAACCTTGACGACCTTTTCTGGCTAAATGAGTAATCATGGACCAATAGATTTAAATAACCCATCGATCATAATCCATCAAAGTGTCATTGAATGCTACTAAAAATGTTGGAGTTGTGATAACATTATTGAACTAAGAAACAAATATCTGAGGGGCACCCCAACATGTAGACATTTCACAATGAACTCTCACATAAGTCAAATCCTACTTTTTGGGTCTATGATAATGAAAAGCCTTGAAGAGCATCAATCAAAATAGGGTTACACTAAACAAGATAAGAAAGCAAAATGacaaaaatccaaaagagaatATACATTTATCTTCGTTGTGTGCTTGTATTGATCTCCAAAACTAATGGTCTGGCTAGTTTTGCTTATCTCTCTTGTCCACAAATTCCATTCTAGTTAATTCTAGACTTCTTTCCGGTCAAACTTTCTATAAAAACagaatattaatattataaaagcCTATCACAAATTGTATTATTCTTTGCCCTCGTTCATTTTCATTAACCCTTTTATGAAGAACATTCTAACCCACATAAATCGTTCCTTTTCATTAACCCTTTTATGAAGACACATAAATCGTTCATTTTCATCAAACCTTTTATGAAGAACATTCTAACCCACACAAATGACAATTTGGCTAATATAATCCATTGTTTTTAAGAGAGAtataaccacacaaaaaaaaattgtcggGCACCACATTATAATGTTCTATGGACCTGAGAATATATATTAAGGGTCCCGCAAATCTCCAATTTAGTCATGAAAGGGGCTGTGGATGCATCGAAAGAAATAATGCAAATGCATTGAATGGTTATGGCTTATGACCTTATCTTCAACTGTAGTCCATACTATATGTACACATGAAAGTGGGACCTTTTTGATATATCAACTAGGTTGGATGAAATTGTAGCATAATAAGAACGAATTCCtcgtatttgtttttttctttttttttcttcctcggcccaaaaagaagaacaatactatgtacaaaaaaaaaaatttacaatttgataaggtttttttttttttttttccctacaatAACGATCCTAGACTCTTTCCTTTGAATATCAAACTATTGTTAAGGTGGTAAATTTTTGTGATCAAGAGTCTTATAGCTCAATGTTATAACTTTTTCTCCTTTATTAGGAGAACTATAATTCAAATATCCCCCTCTCGcattattgtaattattgaattattaataataataataaaaaaagcaagTAAATTGTAATTAGAGCAAAACTACTTTTACATGGGTTCATCAACAAAGTGGTAAATATTGTCAATTTGTCGGTATCAGTCTTACCAGCTGGCCACTAAACCGGTACCCCTATGAAACATACCGaaaatattaaattgtatatatatatatatatatttatgctattaatttttttttttaacaaagctTATGCTATTAAAGTTAGACTAATATTTGGGCTTATAAAAACGTGgattttaaattctattaaaaaatacacaAGTGCATACATATGTAAGTATGTAAATACAcgcaaatatatataaatatatacttatataaataGTGGTAACCGAAACAATACATGCAGTAAtattaatcaaaatcaaaatatttcatttcctTGGAGTTCTTGAcaaacaaaaatagttttctatacggttttaaactattaatttggACTACATCATTGACACAACTTTTCATATGCATCGTGGCATCTTATCAATTTAGCAGCTGTAAAAATTATATGTGACTAGATTCATTAGAAAAGGAACCCACATAATGACTGACTAAGTACGTTCTCTCTTGTGCGCGTCAAATGATTTCATTTCAAAATACGGCACACCAGCGCAGAAACCTGCActatgaaagattttttttttttttttttttcaaagtccTATGTTTTCCAATGaagtggttcccttacttttttcttttgaaatataaaatattgacaCAATATTTTAAATGATTGGACCTAACCTTCTTCACCTACCAAATCACATAaggcaaaaaatatatatttaaaaaaattatgcataattttgaagaatacaaaatttttccCAAGTATGTGTAATTTACTCAACTATGTTTATCATATTTCGATATGAAAATGAACACATTAGAATTCAaattgaaacaaacacacatatagAAGGGAAGAGAAATTGAGTTTAACACAGAAGCATACCACAAATTCTACTAGAAAACTATGATAACTTTTAAAGTAAGGTAGGGCAAATTATGCTATATACAATAcactcttttaaattttttcttaagaaaagttaacgaatgtcctaaaagtatatatttagaaactatttttaaaatgcttgaatttttttataacttttttatatttctcataaaagttgtattaaaactttcttaaaataatttattaacaaatgtcctCAGAACACCCATTATCCGAAACCTTTATTATTTaagaaacaaattttgaaacaaCAACTTAACATGAGTTTTTTCCTAAAGTTAGGggtggcttgatgcatttggagCCTAAAGCGAAAattgattatattattttagatgcaaaatttatactaattaatatgaactatgtaaaattttttcttttttttagaaattttatagatagaaaaagtttgacaaaatttttcatacttgttgtggcagattgatagtggtaaatAAAAAAGCGGTATTAGTGGTagacttattattatttattttttttttttagaaatgcaacattcacaatattttttacaacaaatcctaagttttaagttgttttttgttttctatttgaaaatatcactataattatttttttttgttatcaataacaacctactacttaacattagttgtaaaaatgttgtgaaaaatattgtggacgttgtatttttttctcttttatttgttttttatctagtaaaaaaatattattttatttattaattatcaaTAACcctatttattaaaatttaggagccttttttttacttgagaCCTTAAACGACCGCATTTTTTTGCTCTAACATTCAGCCGGCACAGCCGGCACTGCCTAAAGTACATCTATAATGCGATCATCAAATATAACTATATACAGAAGTTgaatatgtatttaaatgtcTCCTTCCATTATGGGTTTTGggaaagaataaaacaaaaggcaTCAAATAACAATACATCTTAACGTGTATGGCACAAAAAGTCTTTCTTTACATCTATTGGTTTTTGCCTTGTGCCGCCCACAGCACTTGGGGAAAAAATGAATATCCTTGTAATGCTCTCTCTCTGGTCCTTTTCTTTCATCTAAAGACCAGCTCAGAGGGTAGGAAGATTTGCATTTATGGTCGCCTAGTTCTGACCACAAATtaattcacaaatttttttgtcacaattctGACATGGCAGATTGTAAAGTAATTAATCATTACTTACATATAAACTCATcattttttcttcatcaattACACTCTCCACATCATAGTTGTGGtaagaagttgtgaaaaattttgtggtCATAAAACTCTTTATTTTTAGTCTCCAATATCCTCTTTTCCACTTCCAATATGTCAATTATTATACTAGTTTTCCTCATCAAGTGGACAAAGAGATAGATGGAGCTATCATTTGCACCTGACAAGCACTAGTCCCCCACCCCCATTTGTATGTCAAATGAGCCGTCCAAGCCCAACTCTTTACTTAGAATAAATGTTAGATAATTTTAAGTCAATGGGGACAAAGATATAGTTCACAATACTGTGCCTTGTTCATGTACAGTGCTTAAATCAATTTCATTTTATAAGTTATGTGACTTTGAATGTGTCTTTCATGCTTGTAAAGAATGGggttcggttttttttttttttaattaaaattttttgagtgGAGAACAATGGGATTGAAGATTCAAGGCCAAAGAGAGACCCAAGAatccaatttttatttctttggacTATAAAATTCAATGGAGGAACACGCAATTGTGGTTGTGTATGACAAGCAAAGcaatgaaattattatatcttttcCTAAAGGGAAtttgatttggaatttggatacCATCACCAATATTTGtgcaaagaaatatataagacaAAATATGCCTTGCATTGAACTCATTTGTGCAAAAGATTGAATGACACGACCTTCTTTTTAAGGTCAATTCAAAGTATGGAATATGGATTCTTCGGCTGGGGGAAAGAAAATCAAAGTAATGGAATATGGATTATTCATACAGTTGTACATTgttttaaaaggaaaacaaaaatacttTATAAAACAGTAGAGGAATCTTTTTATCTCAAATAACCCATGTATTAGTAGATACTGCACTTATTCATATTGTCTTTGTATCCTTAAATTTCTCCAAATCTTTCATCAAATCTTTCTAACTTTGACCTATATATGTATGgttcttttaattaaaacaataaagcaGCCTCTACTATAATTAGTGCATGGATAGTGCCACTTTCAAATTAGTTGTGCACTTGCTTACGCAACTCAAATTCCATTATTGATATatatctcaaccaaaaaaaaaaaaaaaaaaaaatcaattattgaTATTGTATTAAACAAATAGCAAAACgtagggaaatttttttagatgttATACTTTAGattctctaattaaattcaaccacataAGTACATTGATTAATGCAACGCAAAAGATACTATATTCTCCGAATGACAAATAAATTCAACTATTTGGCTCATCGGACATTGGTTGATATAATACTCATGGAACTGTATCTAAGTTTGTCCTTAAAAATAG contains these protein-coding regions:
- the LOC126718550 gene encoding potassium transporter 6, which gives rise to MDLETGVYQNRAKVDSWKTVLTLAYQSLGVVYGDLSTSPLYVYQSTFAGDDIQHTETNEEIYGVLSFVFWTLTLIPLLKYVFIVLKADDNGEGGTFALYSLLCRHARVSSLPNFQLADEELSQYKKDNKKLCNTGLGSSLKSMLERHRVLQRFLLVLALVGTCMVIGDGVLTPAISVFSAISGLEFSMSREQHKYVEVPVACAILIGLFALQHYGTHRVGFLFAPVVLTWLFCISGIGIYNIFRWNPHVYKALSPYYMYQFLRKTQRGGWMSLGGILLCITGSEAMFADLGHFSQLSIQIAFTSVVYPALILAYMGQAAYLSMHHSPEIQVHRIGFYVSVPEKFRWPVLVIAVLAAVVGSQAIITGTFSIIKQCSALGCFPKVKLVHTSSKIHGQIYIPEINWILMLLCLAVTIGFRDTKRLGNASGLAVITVMLVTTCLMSLVIVLCWHQSVLLAFCFVVFFGTIEALYFSASLIKFREGAWVPIALAFVFLIVMHVWHYGTLKRYEFDVQNKVSINWLLNLGPSLGIVRVNGIGVIHTELVSGIPAIFSHFVTNLPAFHQVLVFVCIKSVPIPHVRPEERFLVGRIGPKEYRIYRCIVRYGYCDVHKDDMEFEKDLVCSIAEFIHSSSIGTNGTIEELEKDEDKMAVVGTCSTHEDGIQISEHDINSTETVGTSEVREIRSPPVMQRRKKVRFIVPESPNIDTSVREELRELMEAREAGIAYILGQSYMKAKQGSSMIKKLVINYGYEFLRRNSRVTSYAFSLPHASTLEVGMVYNV